In Candidatus Binataceae bacterium, a single genomic region encodes these proteins:
- a CDS encoding AMP-binding protein, whose translation MSFIGLREQTVHGAKNIADARARHQWKIPADYNVAVDCLDRHADLRDKPALHYEDDEGRVETYTFGKMAELSRRFANAMAGLGIERGDVVAVHLPQRPETAIAHMGLYRIGAIALPISRLFGPDALKYRLNNSAAKAILLEPESVEKLDPIRKDVAALRHVIVTGASKGALAFDDLIARGSDQFRMGRSHAEDPILLMYTSGTTGDPKGVLHAARYVLGHNGIDYSYNFLRPGDLYYSAADWAWAGGLLDGLLAIWPYGIPVLAYRSKARFDPDVTLKLIEKYGATVGLYPPTALKALREVKNPREKYRELRLRCIVSGAEPVSPELARWVDEQLKVEFNQAFGQTEANYFIGNCTALEKASLEPLGKAYPGHEVAVVDPLTGIPVKNGETGEIAIRIDDPVVMKEYWKNPSAMAEKFVNGWCVTGDNGHMDDQGYVYFQGRSDDVIKTSGYRVGPAEVEAKIMEHPAVASCAVVGIPDERRGQSIKAFIKLLPGHHPSQHMIDEIQNHVKTRLAAHEYPREFEFLDDFPVTVTGKIKRRDLREREIQRLALAKKGQ comes from the coding sequence ATGAGCTTCATCGGCCTTCGCGAACAGACGGTCCACGGCGCGAAAAACATCGCGGACGCCCGCGCGCGCCATCAATGGAAAATCCCGGCCGACTACAACGTCGCCGTCGATTGTCTCGACCGCCACGCCGATCTCCGCGACAAGCCGGCGCTCCACTACGAAGATGACGAAGGGCGCGTCGAGACCTACACCTTCGGCAAAATGGCCGAGCTTAGCCGGCGCTTCGCCAACGCGATGGCGGGCCTGGGAATCGAGCGCGGCGACGTCGTCGCGGTCCATCTGCCGCAGCGGCCGGAGACTGCGATCGCGCACATGGGACTCTATCGCATCGGCGCGATCGCGCTGCCGATTTCCAGGCTGTTCGGCCCCGACGCGCTCAAGTACCGGCTCAACAACAGCGCGGCGAAAGCGATCCTGCTCGAACCCGAGAGCGTCGAGAAGCTCGATCCGATTCGCAAGGACGTCGCCGCGCTGCGCCATGTGATCGTCACCGGCGCGAGCAAGGGCGCCCTCGCCTTCGACGATCTGATCGCCAGGGGCTCCGACCAGTTCAGGATGGGCCGGTCGCACGCCGAAGACCCGATCCTGCTGATGTACACTTCGGGCACCACCGGCGATCCCAAGGGCGTTCTGCACGCCGCGCGCTACGTGCTGGGCCACAACGGGATCGACTACTCTTATAATTTCCTGCGCCCGGGCGACCTCTACTACAGCGCGGCCGACTGGGCGTGGGCGGGCGGCCTGCTCGACGGTCTGCTCGCGATCTGGCCCTACGGAATCCCGGTGCTGGCTTACCGCAGCAAGGCCCGGTTCGATCCCGACGTAACGCTCAAACTGATCGAGAAATACGGCGCAACCGTCGGACTTTATCCGCCGACCGCGCTCAAGGCGCTCCGCGAAGTCAAAAACCCGCGCGAAAAGTATCGCGAGCTTCGCCTGCGATGCATCGTGAGCGGCGCCGAGCCGGTCAGCCCCGAACTTGCACGATGGGTTGACGAGCAGCTCAAGGTCGAATTCAATCAGGCCTTCGGCCAGACCGAGGCCAACTACTTCATCGGCAACTGCACGGCGCTCGAAAAGGCCAGCCTCGAGCCGCTCGGCAAGGCCTATCCCGGCCACGAGGTCGCGGTGGTCGATCCTCTAACCGGCATACCGGTTAAAAACGGCGAAACAGGTGAGATCGCGATCCGCATCGACGACCCGGTGGTTATGAAGGAGTACTGGAAGAATCCGTCGGCGATGGCCGAGAAGTTCGTCAACGGATGGTGCGTCACCGGCGACAACGGCCACATGGACGATCAAGGCTACGTCTATTTCCAGGGCCGCTCGGATGACGTCATCAAGACTTCTGGCTACCGCGTCGGGCCGGCCGAGGTCGAGGCCAAGATTATGGAGCATCCGGCGGTTGCCTCGTGCGCGGTGGTAGGAATACCGGACGAACGGCGCGGCCAGTCGATCAAGGCGTTCATCAAGCTGCTGCCAGGCCATCATCCCTCGCAGCACATGATCGACGAGATTCAGAACCACGTGAAGACGCGCCTTGCGGCGCATGAATATCCGCGCGAGTTCGAGTTCCTCGACGACTTTCCGGTGACGGTCACGGGCAAGATCAAGCGCCGCGATTTGCGCGAGCGCGAAATCCAGCGCCTTGCACTGGCGAAGAAGGGTCAATGA